A portion of the Agelaius phoeniceus isolate bAgePho1 chromosome 29, bAgePho1.hap1, whole genome shotgun sequence genome contains these proteins:
- the DUS3L gene encoding tRNA-dihydrouridine(47) synthase [NAD(P)(+)]-like isoform X2, translating to MAAVAAPGVAPVRARFLTSKEQFHAYLRAGGEEGEEKEEKKEEEQVSEPPAKRVKAEELGQDGESQGNAGEEEKERQEKKRARGQNKSRPCMKPNCYEQSRLCPSVTQGCAGQCHFGPRCRFLHDVSQYLAAKPADLGQRCVLFDTFGRCPYGVTCRFGQAHLGDGHQNLVNASLVQQWEGKLLVRNGLSKELQQQLRKRKFSFHKAEEFLRGLRAGKGGKATGSSTEVSNCTDPQEGLRDSPVLQEQGEDPRPEALQGSRGAEGAPNPEALQGSRGAEDAPKSEVLQSSQRAEGAPSIPTLGPLTDEDITKLRPCEKKKLEIQGKLYLAPLTTCGNLPFRRICKAFGADVTCGEMAVCTNLLQGQSSEWALLKRHHTEDIFGVQLEGAFPDTMTKCAELLNRTIDVDFVDINVGCPIDLVYKKGGGCALMTRSNKFEQIVRGMNSVLDVPLTVKIRTGVQEKVNVAHKIIPRIREWGASMVTLHGRSREQRYTRSADWAYIAECARLASPMPLFGNGDILSYEDANRAMQMGVSGIMIARGALIKPWLFTEIKEQRHWDISSRERFDILKDFTNYGLEHWGSDTQGVEKTRKFLLEWLSFLCRYIPVGLLEHLPQKINERPPYYLGRDYLETLMASQNVDDWIKISELLLGPVPPSFTFLPKHKANSYR from the exons ATGGCAGCGGTGGCGGCGCCCGGTGTGGCGCCGGTTCGAGCCCG GTTCCTCACCTCCAAAGAGCAGTTCCACGCCTACCTGCGGGCAGGAGGcgaggagggggaggaaaaagaggagaagaaggaagaggagcaggtCAGCGAACCCCCAGCCAAGAGAGTGAAGGCAGAGGAGCTCGGCCAGGATGGGGAAAGCCAAGGGAAtgctggagaggaggagaaggagcgCCAGGAGAAGAAGAGAGCCCGGGGGCAGAACAAGAGCCGCCCCTGCATGAAACCCAACTGCTAcgagcagagcaggctgtgcccctcggtgacacag ggctgtgccggGCAGTGCCACTTTGGGCCACGCTGCCGCTTCCTCCACGACGTGTCCCAGTACCTGGCGGCCAAACCTGCAGACCTGGGCCAGCGCTGCGTCCTCTTCGACACCTTTGGCCGCTGTCCCTACGGTGTCACCTGCCGCTTCGGCCAGGCCCACCTCGGGGATGGCCACCAGAACCTGGTCAATGCCTCCCTGGTGCAGCAGTGGGAGGGGAAGCTGCTGGTGAGGAACGGCCTCtccaaggagctgcagcagcagctgcgcAAGAGGAAGTTCAGCTTCCACAAGGCCGAGGAGTTTCTGCGTGGGCTCCGTGCTGGGAAGGGAGGCAAAGCCACGGGGAGCTCCACGGAGGTGTCCAACTGCACTGATCCCCAGGAGGGCCTGAGAGACAGCCccgtgctgcaggagcagggagaggatccCAGAcctgaggccctgcagggctcccgAGGGGCTGAGGGTGCTCCCAAccctgaggctctgcagggctccagaGGAGCTGAGGATGCTCCCAAATCTGAG gtcctgcagagctcccaAAGGGCTGAAGGTGCTCCCTCCATCCCAACCCTGGGCCCGCTGACAGATGAAGACATCACAAAGCTGCGGCCATGTGAGAAGAAGAAG CTGGAAATCCAGGGCAAGCTGTACCTGGCTCCACTGACCACG tgtGGAAACCTCCCCTTCCGGCGGATCTGCAAAGCTTTTGGGGCAGATGTCACCTGTGGGGAGATGGCTGTGTGCACCAACCTGCTCCAGGGCCAGTCCTCCGAGTGGGCTCTGCTCAAACGCCACCACACCGAGGACATCTTCGGGGTGCAG ctggagGGAGCCTTTCCAGACACCATGACCAAGTGTGCAGAGCTCCTGAACAGGACAATCGACGTGGATTTTGTTGACATCAACGTCGGCTGTCCCATCGACCTGGTCTACAAGAAG GGAGGAGGCTGTGCTCTGATGACTCGCTCCAACAAGTTCGAGCAGATCGTCCGCGGGATGAACTCG GTGCTGGATGTGCCCCTGACGGTGAAGATCCGCACTGGGGTGCAGGAGAAGGTTAATGTGGCTCACAAAATCATCCCCAGGATCCGGGAGTGGGGCGCGTCCATGGTCACG CTGCACGGGCGCTCGCGGGAGCAGCGCTACACACGCAGCGCAGACTGGGCTTACATCGCCGAGTGCGCCCGCCTGGCCAGCCCCATGCCTCTCTTCG GAAATGGGGATATTTTGTCCTATGAAGATGCAAATCGAGCCATGCAGATGGGAGTTTCTGGAATCATGATTGCAAG AGGGGCACTCATCAAACCCTGGCTTTTCACGGAAATCAAGGAGCAGAGACACTGGGATATCTCCTCCAGAGAGAGATTTGACATCCTCAAGGACTTCACCAACTACGGCCTCGAGCACTGGGGCTCAGACACTCAGGGAGTGGAGAAAAccaggaaattcctgctggagtGGCTCTCCTTCCTGTGCAG GTACATCCCGGTTGGGTTATTGGAACATCTACCTCAGAAAATCAACGAGCGGCCGCCCTATTACCTGGGGAGGGACTACCTGGAGACCCTCATGGCCAGCCAGAACGTGGATGATTGGATCAAAATTAG tgagctgctcctgggcccCGTCCCGCC
- the DUS3L gene encoding tRNA-dihydrouridine(47) synthase [NAD(P)(+)]-like isoform X1 has protein sequence MAAVAAPGVAPVRARFLTSKEQFHAYLRAGGEEGEEKEEKKEEEQVSEPPAKRVKAEELGQDGESQGNAGEEEKERQEKKRARGQNKSRPCMKPNCYEQSRLCPSVTQGCAGQCHFGPRCRFLHDVSQYLAAKPADLGQRCVLFDTFGRCPYGVTCRFGQAHLGDGHQNLVNASLVQQWEGKLLVRNGLSKELQQQLRKRKFSFHKAEEFLRGLRAGKGGKATGSSTEVSNCTDPQEGLRDSPVLQEQGEDPRPEALQGSRGAEGAPNPEALQGSRGAEDAPKSEVLQSSQRAEDAARPEVLPNSQRAEGAPNPEALQSSRGAEDAARPEVLQSSRGAEDAPRPEVLQSSQRAEGAPSIPTLGPLTDEDITKLRPCEKKKLEIQGKLYLAPLTTCGNLPFRRICKAFGADVTCGEMAVCTNLLQGQSSEWALLKRHHTEDIFGVQLEGAFPDTMTKCAELLNRTIDVDFVDINVGCPIDLVYKKGGGCALMTRSNKFEQIVRGMNSVLDVPLTVKIRTGVQEKVNVAHKIIPRIREWGASMVTLHGRSREQRYTRSADWAYIAECARLASPMPLFGNGDILSYEDANRAMQMGVSGIMIARGALIKPWLFTEIKEQRHWDISSRERFDILKDFTNYGLEHWGSDTQGVEKTRKFLLEWLSFLCRYIPVGLLEHLPQKINERPPYYLGRDYLETLMASQNVDDWIKISELLLGPVPPSFTFLPKHKANSYR, from the exons ATGGCAGCGGTGGCGGCGCCCGGTGTGGCGCCGGTTCGAGCCCG GTTCCTCACCTCCAAAGAGCAGTTCCACGCCTACCTGCGGGCAGGAGGcgaggagggggaggaaaaagaggagaagaaggaagaggagcaggtCAGCGAACCCCCAGCCAAGAGAGTGAAGGCAGAGGAGCTCGGCCAGGATGGGGAAAGCCAAGGGAAtgctggagaggaggagaaggagcgCCAGGAGAAGAAGAGAGCCCGGGGGCAGAACAAGAGCCGCCCCTGCATGAAACCCAACTGCTAcgagcagagcaggctgtgcccctcggtgacacag ggctgtgccggGCAGTGCCACTTTGGGCCACGCTGCCGCTTCCTCCACGACGTGTCCCAGTACCTGGCGGCCAAACCTGCAGACCTGGGCCAGCGCTGCGTCCTCTTCGACACCTTTGGCCGCTGTCCCTACGGTGTCACCTGCCGCTTCGGCCAGGCCCACCTCGGGGATGGCCACCAGAACCTGGTCAATGCCTCCCTGGTGCAGCAGTGGGAGGGGAAGCTGCTGGTGAGGAACGGCCTCtccaaggagctgcagcagcagctgcgcAAGAGGAAGTTCAGCTTCCACAAGGCCGAGGAGTTTCTGCGTGGGCTCCGTGCTGGGAAGGGAGGCAAAGCCACGGGGAGCTCCACGGAGGTGTCCAACTGCACTGATCCCCAGGAGGGCCTGAGAGACAGCCccgtgctgcaggagcagggagaggatccCAGAcctgaggccctgcagggctcccgAGGGGCTGAGGGTGCTCCCAAccctgaggctctgcagggctccagaGGAGCTGAGGATGCTCCCAAATCTGAG GTACTGCAGAGCTCCCAAAGGGCTGAGGATGCTGCCAGACCTGAGGTCCTGCCAAACTCCCAAAGGGCTGAGGGTGCTCCCAAccctgaggccctgcagagctcccgaggagctgaggatgctgcCAGACCTGAGGttctgcagagctccagaggAGCTGAAGATGCTCCCAGACCTGAggtcctgcagagctcccaAAGGGCTGAAGGTGCTCCCTCCATCCCAACCCTGGGCCCGCTGACAGATGAAGACATCACAAAGCTGCGGCCATGTGAGAAGAAGAAG CTGGAAATCCAGGGCAAGCTGTACCTGGCTCCACTGACCACG tgtGGAAACCTCCCCTTCCGGCGGATCTGCAAAGCTTTTGGGGCAGATGTCACCTGTGGGGAGATGGCTGTGTGCACCAACCTGCTCCAGGGCCAGTCCTCCGAGTGGGCTCTGCTCAAACGCCACCACACCGAGGACATCTTCGGGGTGCAG ctggagGGAGCCTTTCCAGACACCATGACCAAGTGTGCAGAGCTCCTGAACAGGACAATCGACGTGGATTTTGTTGACATCAACGTCGGCTGTCCCATCGACCTGGTCTACAAGAAG GGAGGAGGCTGTGCTCTGATGACTCGCTCCAACAAGTTCGAGCAGATCGTCCGCGGGATGAACTCG GTGCTGGATGTGCCCCTGACGGTGAAGATCCGCACTGGGGTGCAGGAGAAGGTTAATGTGGCTCACAAAATCATCCCCAGGATCCGGGAGTGGGGCGCGTCCATGGTCACG CTGCACGGGCGCTCGCGGGAGCAGCGCTACACACGCAGCGCAGACTGGGCTTACATCGCCGAGTGCGCCCGCCTGGCCAGCCCCATGCCTCTCTTCG GAAATGGGGATATTTTGTCCTATGAAGATGCAAATCGAGCCATGCAGATGGGAGTTTCTGGAATCATGATTGCAAG AGGGGCACTCATCAAACCCTGGCTTTTCACGGAAATCAAGGAGCAGAGACACTGGGATATCTCCTCCAGAGAGAGATTTGACATCCTCAAGGACTTCACCAACTACGGCCTCGAGCACTGGGGCTCAGACACTCAGGGAGTGGAGAAAAccaggaaattcctgctggagtGGCTCTCCTTCCTGTGCAG GTACATCCCGGTTGGGTTATTGGAACATCTACCTCAGAAAATCAACGAGCGGCCGCCCTATTACCTGGGGAGGGACTACCTGGAGACCCTCATGGCCAGCCAGAACGTGGATGATTGGATCAAAATTAG tgagctgctcctgggcccCGTCCCGCC